One window from the genome of Cyclobacterium amurskyense encodes:
- a CDS encoding S-adenosylmethionine:tRNA ribosyltransferase-isomerase, translating to MCIKSAPKLQDYFYELPDEFIAKYPLEHRDSSKLLHYENGSILHKQFTNIAELIPESSHLVFNNTKVIPARLHFRKPTGAKIEIFLLNPLLPSTLIQQSMESKGPLTWKCMIGNLKRWKENEQLSCEIDLNETTYSIQAKLINRENREVELSWSPDDISFAELVEASGEVPLPPYLNREAEEDDKLRYQTVYSDKEGAVAAPTAGLHFTDKTFEELKSNGISVEYLTLHTGAGTFQPIKHNNVIEHPMHSEQMVFSKQNILNLISAKGNIIAVGTTSMRSLESLYWFGVYLINGYSDTFRIEKLAPYQEYAKLPGKVESLEAVLQWMEKNNMGQLIGTTEIFIFPGYQFKLCNGLITNFHQPGSTLILLVAAFTHGNWKEIYKEAVNNKYRFLSYGDSSLLWNNKLT from the coding sequence ATGTGCATTAAAAGTGCTCCAAAACTCCAGGATTATTTCTACGAGCTACCAGATGAATTTATTGCCAAATACCCTCTTGAGCATAGAGATAGTTCCAAGCTTTTGCATTACGAAAATGGTAGCATACTGCACAAACAATTCACAAACATTGCAGAGTTAATTCCTGAAAGCAGTCATCTTGTCTTTAACAATACAAAGGTAATTCCTGCCAGACTTCACTTCCGAAAACCCACAGGGGCCAAAATTGAAATTTTCTTATTAAATCCACTTCTACCTTCTACGCTTATTCAGCAATCCATGGAAAGTAAAGGTCCACTAACATGGAAGTGTATGATAGGAAACCTGAAAAGGTGGAAAGAAAATGAACAACTCAGCTGTGAAATCGACCTTAATGAAACCACCTACAGCATACAAGCAAAACTAATCAATAGGGAAAATAGAGAAGTTGAATTGAGTTGGAGTCCCGATGACATATCCTTTGCAGAACTAGTGGAAGCTAGCGGAGAGGTGCCACTTCCCCCATATTTAAACAGAGAGGCGGAAGAAGACGATAAATTGCGTTATCAAACAGTGTACTCCGATAAAGAGGGCGCAGTAGCGGCCCCAACTGCCGGTCTCCACTTTACAGACAAAACTTTTGAGGAATTAAAATCCAATGGAATCTCTGTAGAATACCTCACCTTGCATACTGGAGCGGGCACTTTTCAGCCCATCAAGCATAACAATGTCATTGAGCACCCAATGCACAGTGAACAAATGGTGTTTTCAAAACAAAATATTCTTAATTTGATTAGTGCCAAAGGAAACATTATAGCTGTAGGAACTACTTCTATGCGTTCATTGGAAAGCCTGTATTGGTTTGGCGTTTATCTTATTAATGGCTATTCAGATACCTTTCGAATAGAAAAATTAGCTCCCTACCAAGAATACGCCAAGCTTCCAGGAAAAGTAGAAAGCCTTGAAGCCGTTCTACAATGGATGGAGAAAAACAATATGGGTCAATTGATTGGGACAACTGAGATATTTATTTTTCCCGGATACCAATTTAAACTCTGTAATGGCCTAATAACCAATTTTCACCAACCTGGTTCTACATTAATTCTCCTTGTAGCAGCATTTACCCACGGAAACTGGAAAGAGATCTATAAAGAGGCAGTTAATAATAAATACAGATTCTTAAGTTACGGAGACAGCAGTCTCTTATGGAACAATAAATTAACTTAG
- a CDS encoding 5' nucleotidase, NT5C type — MKTIAIDMDGVLADVYQQFIDMHLAESGITLERNDMVGKAEAEAFPHLLKHVNSNGFFETAPLMAGSQQALKELSKHYRLFIVSAATEFPLSLAEKHSWLGKHFPFITWQQMVFCGSKEIIKTDIMIDDHFKNLDVFEGKTFLYTQPHNENASPGKHQRVNDWQEIQKILLP; from the coding sequence ATGAAAACCATTGCTATAGATATGGACGGTGTTCTAGCCGATGTTTATCAGCAATTTATTGATATGCATTTAGCAGAAAGCGGCATAACCTTAGAAAGGAATGACATGGTGGGAAAGGCTGAAGCAGAAGCTTTTCCACACCTTTTAAAACATGTAAACTCCAATGGCTTTTTTGAAACAGCCCCATTAATGGCAGGAAGTCAACAAGCGCTTAAAGAATTGTCTAAACATTACCGCCTATTTATTGTATCGGCTGCTACTGAATTTCCATTAAGTCTTGCCGAAAAACACAGCTGGCTAGGGAAACACTTCCCATTTATAACATGGCAACAAATGGTGTTTTGTGGCTCAAAGGAGATAATCAAGACAGATATAATGATTGATGATCATTTTAAAAACCTTGATGTTTTCGAAGGGAAAACTTTTCTATATACCCAACCTCATAATGAAAATGCCAGCCCTGGAAAACATCAAAGGGTAAACGATTGGCAAGAAATTCAAAAAATATTATTGCCCTAA
- a CDS encoding 3-keto-disaccharide hydrolase, protein MESKFFSLFLALGVTGAFSVTAQEKEIKLPPQATEFYEPVVQVVTPGSENHLPPADAIVLFNGNNLDAWVSEKDGSFPKWEVKDGVFTVVAKTGGIKTKEVFGDVQVHIEWRSPSVVKGDGQGRGNSGFFLMGKYELQILDSYDNNTYSNGQAASIYKQHPPLANVMRPPGEWNTYDAVFTAPRFDSKGMLISPARITVFHNGVLVQNNVTLHGPTQYIGIPHYVAHDEELPFHIQDHGNPVSFRNIWARKLD, encoded by the coding sequence ATGGAATCAAAATTCTTTTCTTTGTTTTTAGCCCTGGGTGTTACCGGAGCATTTTCTGTTACAGCTCAGGAGAAAGAAATTAAATTACCACCTCAGGCTACTGAATTTTATGAGCCGGTGGTACAAGTTGTAACACCAGGTAGTGAAAACCACCTACCTCCTGCGGATGCTATTGTACTTTTCAACGGGAATAACCTGGATGCCTGGGTAAGTGAGAAGGATGGTAGTTTTCCTAAATGGGAAGTTAAAGATGGTGTTTTTACTGTAGTTGCCAAAACGGGAGGCATCAAGACCAAAGAGGTTTTTGGTGATGTTCAGGTACATATTGAATGGCGTTCGCCAAGTGTTGTAAAAGGTGATGGGCAAGGACGTGGCAATTCTGGCTTCTTTTTAATGGGGAAATATGAATTACAGATTCTGGATTCCTACGATAATAATACCTATTCTAACGGCCAGGCTGCAAGTATTTACAAACAACATCCTCCATTAGCAAATGTCATGCGACCTCCAGGTGAGTGGAATACCTACGATGCTGTTTTTACTGCTCCTCGCTTTGACTCAAAAGGGATGTTGATTTCTCCAGCACGAATTACGGTATTTCACAATGGGGTGCTTGTTCAAAACAATGTGACTCTTCATGGTCCGACACAATACATTGGTATTCCTCATTATGTAGCCCATGATGAGGAATTGCCATTCCATATTCAGGATCATGGAAACCCTGTTAGTTTTAGAAATATTTGGGCTAGAAAATTAGATTAA
- a CDS encoding aspartate aminotransferase family protein: MNNRQLFLSHLAQTTDFPLMIEIEKAEGVFLYGSNGEKYMDLISGIGVSNIGHRHPNVLAAIHDQLDKYLHLMVYGEYVQQPQTLLAQALVNTLPDSLNNVYLVNSGSEAIEGALKLAKRFNNRREIISCVDAYHGSSHGALSVGGNELFKRAYRPLLPGIRNINYGAIEQLEHITTDTSAIILETIQGEAGVRIADKEYFMALREKCNQTGTLLIMDEVQTGFGRTGKFWAFEHFNIVPDIVVCAKGMGGGMPIGAFVTSKKIMDVFKENPLLGHITTFGGHPVSAAASLATIQTITEGNLIEQVEEKATMFKRLLVHPKIKEIRSKGLMMAVAFDSFEVLKPIIDRCIDNGVITDWFLYCDNAMRIAPPLTINFEEIQEACQCILQSINED, encoded by the coding sequence ATGAACAACCGACAGTTATTTTTATCTCATTTGGCTCAAACTACCGATTTCCCTCTGATGATAGAAATAGAAAAAGCAGAGGGAGTATTTCTTTATGGTTCAAATGGTGAGAAATACATGGATCTTATATCTGGAATTGGAGTAAGTAATATTGGTCATCGTCATCCAAATGTGTTGGCAGCAATTCACGATCAACTTGACAAATACCTACATTTAATGGTGTACGGGGAATACGTTCAGCAACCCCAAACCCTTCTAGCCCAGGCATTAGTCAACACATTACCAGATTCGTTAAACAATGTATACCTGGTCAATAGTGGTAGTGAAGCCATAGAAGGGGCTTTAAAACTGGCAAAAAGATTTAATAACCGAAGGGAAATTATTTCATGTGTAGATGCCTATCATGGTTCTTCTCATGGGGCCTTGTCTGTTGGGGGAAATGAACTCTTCAAACGGGCTTACCGACCCTTGCTACCAGGAATAAGAAACATAAACTATGGAGCGATAGAGCAACTAGAGCATATCACTACAGATACTTCCGCTATAATCTTAGAGACCATACAAGGTGAAGCTGGAGTAAGAATCGCAGACAAGGAATATTTTATGGCTTTGCGTGAAAAGTGTAACCAAACTGGTACACTACTAATTATGGATGAAGTCCAAACTGGTTTTGGAAGAACAGGTAAATTTTGGGCTTTTGAACATTTCAACATCGTGCCAGATATAGTGGTTTGCGCCAAAGGAATGGGAGGTGGTATGCCAATCGGTGCATTTGTTACATCGAAAAAGATCATGGATGTGTTTAAGGAAAACCCACTACTGGGACACATTACTACATTTGGAGGACACCCTGTGAGTGCTGCAGCTTCTTTAGCAACCATTCAAACAATAACAGAGGGCAATTTAATCGAACAAGTAGAGGAAAAAGCAACAATGTTTAAACGTTTGTTAGTCCATCCAAAAATTAAAGAGATAAGAAGCAAAGGCTTAATGATGGCTGTGGCTTTTGATTCATTTGAAGTGTTAAAACCAATAATAGACCGCTGCATAGATAATGGGGTCATAACAGACTGGTTCTTATATTGTGATAATGCCATGCGTATCGCTCCACCACTTACCATAAATTTTGAAGAGATACAGGAAGCTTGTCAATGTATTTTACAATCCATTAATGAGGATTAA
- a CDS encoding sugar porter family MFS transporter yields the protein MKINPSYLYIIFLSLVAAIGGFLFGYDTAVISGTISQVSKQFNLDVIAQGWYVGCALLGSIVGVSLAGGLSDKYGRKKVMLLSAVLFSISALGCAVASSFTELILYRIIGGAGIGMVSIVSPMYISEVAPSSIRGSLVSLYQLAITIGFLGAFLTNYELLSLAETLIFQEGTLLAKVFHEEVWRAMLGMEILPALSFFIILLFIPESPRWLVINDQTTKAEKVFVRLYASTVAGKDKVEEVLKQANQTKESSWELLKNPVILKPVLLGMAIAILGQFMGVNAVLYYGPSIFEQAGLSGGDALYYQVMVGVVNVLTTILALFIIDQVGRKKLVYFGVSGMILSLLLISFYFYGSEIYNLPSIFILILFLAYIFFTAISISAVIFVLLSEMYPTKIRGLAMSIAGFSLWIGTYLVGQLTPWFLENLGPSGTFLFFTMMCFPYLYILWKKIPETAGKSLEEIEEYWLGDKS from the coding sequence ATGAAGATAAACCCTTCTTACCTCTATATAATATTCTTATCGCTTGTGGCTGCCATTGGAGGGTTTTTATTTGGATACGACACGGCAGTGATTTCAGGGACGATTAGTCAGGTTAGCAAACAATTTAACTTGGATGTAATAGCCCAGGGATGGTATGTAGGTTGCGCATTATTAGGGTCTATTGTAGGCGTAAGCCTTGCTGGTGGTCTTTCTGATAAATATGGTAGAAAAAAAGTAATGCTTCTTTCTGCCGTTTTATTTTCGATTTCAGCCTTGGGATGCGCCGTAGCGAGTAGTTTTACTGAATTGATCTTATACAGAATCATTGGAGGGGCAGGTATAGGGATGGTTTCGATTGTTTCACCGATGTATATTTCAGAAGTAGCGCCTTCCTCGATTAGAGGTAGCTTGGTCTCGTTATACCAATTGGCCATCACTATTGGGTTTTTAGGTGCCTTTTTAACGAACTACGAGTTGTTGAGCTTGGCAGAAACCCTCATTTTCCAAGAAGGTACTTTATTGGCTAAAGTGTTTCATGAAGAAGTTTGGAGAGCAATGTTAGGCATGGAGATTCTACCCGCTCTTTCTTTCTTTATAATTCTATTATTTATTCCTGAGAGTCCAAGGTGGCTTGTAATAAATGACCAAACGACCAAAGCCGAAAAGGTGTTTGTAAGACTATACGCTTCTACGGTTGCAGGAAAAGACAAGGTAGAAGAAGTACTCAAACAAGCTAACCAAACCAAAGAAAGCAGCTGGGAGCTTTTGAAAAACCCTGTAATTCTAAAGCCTGTTTTGCTAGGGATGGCCATCGCTATTTTAGGTCAGTTTATGGGCGTCAATGCTGTGTTATACTATGGGCCAAGTATTTTTGAACAGGCGGGATTAAGTGGGGGAGATGCGCTTTATTATCAGGTGATGGTAGGGGTTGTTAATGTATTGACCACCATCTTGGCATTGTTCATTATAGACCAAGTTGGGAGAAAAAAATTAGTGTACTTTGGGGTGTCAGGGATGATTCTTTCCTTACTATTGATCAGCTTTTATTTTTACGGAAGTGAAATTTACAACTTGCCATCCATTTTCATATTGATCCTTTTTCTAGCATATATTTTTTTCACAGCGATTTCTATTTCAGCGGTAATTTTTGTCTTGCTATCCGAAATGTATCCCACTAAAATACGTGGTTTGGCCATGTCAATTGCAGGATTTTCGCTTTGGATAGGAACGTATTTAGTAGGCCAATTGACTCCATGGTTTTTAGAAAATTTAGGGCCATCAGGCACTTTTTTGTTTTTCACAATGATGTGTTTTCCCTATTTGTATATACTATGGAAAAAAATACCTGAGACCGCTGGAAAGAGTCTGGAGGAAATAGAAGAATACTGGTTGGGTGATAAGTCTTGA
- a CDS encoding FAD-dependent oxidoreductase, which translates to MNRRNFMGKVVLGGGTIASATLTGIPVHASQSRKSVNINENGKTLKADLIIAGAGLGGCSAAFAALRNGLTVVMTEETDWLGGQLSQQGVPPDEHKWIETHGAPELYRIFREKIRDYYKRYYPLTKEAAANKRLNPGGGSVSRLCFEPKVGHMVLQEMFAAYESARKLILLKHHKVNSAKVTGKKVQALIAKNLITNKDVLLEGAYFVDATELGDLLPLTGTAYITGSEAKADTGEFHAGVTHRPNNNQSFTMCFAMDYVKGEDWTIPKPSDYDYWRDFTPQMNPPWAGKMLELNYSNPKDVQPKELGFHPEGIKTGNKLNLMVYRKIIFQGNHQPGFYQGDATLVNWPQNDYVSGNIVDVSEAEFKKHIEASKQQSLSLLYWLQTEAPRPDGGKGWPGLRLRNDLMGTEDGLAKYPYVRESRRIKALFTVLEEHVGAEQRSQVSGLEGKDLKAAEFYDSVGIGYYHIDLHPSSEGDNYIDFASLPFQIPLGALIPQETENLLPANKNIGTTHITNGCYRLHPVEWSIGEAAGMLVPFAITKGVSPKTIRENSELLKEFQAFVRSQGIETSWPD; encoded by the coding sequence ATGAATAGAAGAAACTTTATGGGGAAGGTGGTGTTGGGCGGAGGTACCATCGCTTCAGCCACACTTACAGGTATTCCGGTTCACGCTAGTCAAAGTAGGAAAAGTGTGAACATAAATGAAAATGGTAAAACTTTAAAAGCTGATCTTATAATAGCAGGCGCAGGCTTAGGAGGATGTTCTGCAGCCTTTGCTGCACTTAGAAATGGTTTGACGGTGGTAATGACCGAAGAAACGGATTGGTTGGGAGGACAGCTTTCGCAACAAGGAGTGCCACCGGATGAACACAAATGGATTGAAACACATGGGGCTCCTGAGTTGTATAGAATTTTTAGAGAGAAAATCAGAGATTATTACAAAAGGTATTACCCCCTGACTAAGGAAGCAGCGGCCAACAAGAGGCTTAATCCAGGAGGGGGTTCTGTTTCTCGTCTTTGCTTTGAACCCAAAGTGGGGCATATGGTTTTACAGGAAATGTTTGCTGCCTATGAAAGTGCTCGCAAACTTATTTTGTTGAAGCATCACAAAGTGAATTCTGCCAAAGTAACAGGCAAAAAAGTGCAGGCTTTGATTGCTAAAAACTTGATAACTAATAAGGATGTGCTTTTGGAAGGGGCTTATTTTGTAGACGCTACTGAGCTGGGTGATTTACTTCCTTTGACAGGAACAGCCTATATTACAGGGAGTGAGGCCAAGGCTGATACTGGCGAATTCCATGCCGGAGTGACCCATAGACCCAATAACAACCAATCCTTCACAATGTGTTTTGCCATGGATTATGTGAAGGGGGAGGACTGGACAATTCCTAAACCTTCAGATTATGACTACTGGAGAGATTTTACACCTCAGATGAACCCTCCATGGGCCGGGAAGATGCTTGAATTGAATTACAGTAATCCTAAAGATGTGCAACCCAAAGAACTTGGTTTTCATCCTGAAGGTATTAAGACTGGCAATAAGCTAAACCTGATGGTTTACCGCAAAATCATTTTTCAGGGAAATCACCAGCCAGGTTTCTACCAAGGAGATGCAACTTTGGTTAACTGGCCACAAAATGATTATGTCTCTGGAAATATAGTTGATGTTAGTGAGGCTGAATTTAAAAAGCACATAGAGGCAAGTAAACAGCAAAGTTTGTCTTTACTGTATTGGTTACAAACTGAGGCGCCAAGACCTGATGGTGGCAAAGGATGGCCTGGGCTTAGACTAAGAAATGACTTAATGGGGACAGAAGATGGTTTGGCGAAATACCCTTATGTAAGGGAGTCTAGGCGGATTAAAGCGCTGTTTACAGTGTTAGAGGAGCATGTAGGTGCAGAACAGCGTTCCCAAGTATCAGGACTTGAAGGGAAGGATTTAAAAGCAGCCGAATTCTACGATAGCGTAGGTATTGGCTATTATCATATTGATCTTCACCCGAGCAGTGAAGGGGATAATTATATTGATTTTGCCTCCTTGCCATTTCAGATACCTTTAGGCGCATTGATACCTCAGGAAACAGAAAACCTTTTACCAGCCAATAAAAATATTGGTACGACACATATAACTAATGGTTGTTATCGATTACATCCAGTAGAATGGAGTATTGGAGAGGCTGCAGGAATGCTAGTTCCTTTTGCCATTACTAAGGGAGTAAGTCCAAAAACGATAAGAGAAAACAGTGAGCTTCTAAAAGAGTTTCAGGCTTTTGTAAGGTCCCAAGGTATAGAGACTTCTTGGCCAGATTGA
- a CDS encoding acetylxylan esterase, producing the protein MKNCYPLLLFVGLIFSQLALGQSQQGQLIRIMVSPSKADMIYQKGDNISFDVAVYKFGQLVEGAEIEYEIGPEKMEPVLTGNSTLKKGTTTLKGGKLSVPGFIRCKVTYKENGKTYSNTGTAGIAPLDIQPTTTLPKDFEEFWEEGKNALKGIPLEPVLTLIPERSTHHTNVYHVSFSNISGKIYGILTKPKKPGKYPAILHVPGAGIRPYYGANINQDVIALQIGIHGIPVDQYESSLYKDLGAGALSNYNRIFLDDKDKYYYKRVYLGCVRAVDFIFAQEEFDGENIGVMGGSQGGALSIITAGLDDRIKYLVSYYPALSDLTGYLHGRAGGWPHLFRDEWSNKAEKIETSKYYDVVNFARFVKVPGFYSWGFNDNVCPPTSMYSAFNVVPGKKELSLYHDASHWRYAEQSEEGHNWLVQKIGTK; encoded by the coding sequence ATGAAAAATTGCTATCCCTTATTACTTTTCGTTGGTCTGATCTTCAGCCAACTAGCCTTGGGACAATCCCAACAAGGCCAGCTTATCAGAATTATGGTAAGCCCCTCCAAAGCAGACATGATTTACCAAAAAGGTGATAACATTTCATTTGATGTAGCAGTATATAAGTTTGGTCAATTGGTAGAGGGTGCAGAAATAGAATATGAAATTGGACCAGAAAAAATGGAGCCTGTATTAACAGGTAACAGCACCCTGAAAAAAGGAACTACCACCTTGAAAGGCGGAAAACTTAGCGTGCCAGGGTTTATAAGATGTAAGGTCACGTACAAAGAAAATGGAAAAACTTATAGCAACACAGGCACTGCAGGAATTGCACCATTGGACATTCAACCAACCACTACCTTACCAAAGGATTTTGAGGAGTTTTGGGAAGAAGGTAAAAATGCATTAAAAGGCATTCCTTTGGAGCCTGTGCTAACACTTATACCAGAGCGCTCTACCCACCACACAAATGTTTACCATGTGTCCTTTAGCAACATTAGCGGTAAAATTTACGGCATATTAACCAAGCCTAAGAAACCTGGAAAATACCCGGCTATTCTACATGTTCCAGGAGCAGGGATCAGACCCTATTATGGCGCCAATATTAACCAGGATGTAATCGCTTTACAGATTGGTATTCATGGGATTCCTGTTGACCAATATGAATCTTCGTTATACAAAGATTTAGGTGCTGGTGCATTGTCTAACTACAATAGAATATTTCTTGATGACAAAGACAAATACTACTACAAGAGAGTATATTTAGGTTGTGTAAGGGCTGTTGATTTTATATTTGCACAAGAAGAATTTGATGGTGAAAATATTGGTGTGATGGGGGGAAGCCAAGGAGGTGCTCTATCCATTATTACTGCAGGTTTGGACGATAGGATTAAATACTTGGTAAGCTACTACCCAGCCCTTTCAGATCTTACTGGATACCTACATGGTAGAGCAGGAGGATGGCCTCATTTATTTAGAGATGAATGGAGCAATAAGGCAGAGAAAATTGAAACCTCAAAATATTATGATGTAGTTAATTTTGCAAGGTTTGTTAAAGTTCCTGGATTTTACTCTTGGGGATTTAATGACAATGTTTGTCCTCCTACCTCCATGTATTCAGCATTTAATGTAGTGCCTGGAAAGAAAGAATTGTCACTCTATCATGATGCGTCTCATTGGCGTTATGCAGAACAAAGTGAAGAAGGTCACAATTGGTTGGTCCAAAAAATTGGTACCAAATAA
- a CDS encoding cold-shock protein gives MAKSKETFNKKEKEKKRLRKKKEKEEKKEVRKSNSNKGGDLDDMIAYVDEDGNITSTPPDPTVKKKKIELEDIEVSVSKQAPIDPEDLRRKGKVTFFNESKGYGFIKDLESQDSIFVHVKGLVDDVRENDQVTFETEKTPKGLSAIDVKLAT, from the coding sequence ATGGCAAAATCGAAAGAAACTTTTAACAAAAAAGAAAAAGAGAAAAAAAGATTAAGGAAGAAGAAAGAGAAGGAAGAAAAAAAAGAGGTAAGGAAATCCAATTCCAATAAAGGAGGAGACCTGGATGATATGATTGCCTATGTAGACGAAGATGGGAATATCACTTCAACGCCTCCTGATCCTACAGTTAAGAAGAAAAAAATTGAGCTTGAGGACATTGAAGTAAGTGTGTCTAAGCAAGCCCCTATAGATCCGGAAGATCTTAGAAGAAAAGGTAAAGTTACTTTTTTCAATGAATCAAAGGGATATGGGTTTATTAAAGACTTGGAATCTCAGGACAGCATATTTGTCCATGTGAAAGGATTGGTTGATGATGTAAGAGAAAATGATCAAGTTACCTTCGAAACTGAGAAAACTCCTAAGGGTTTAAGTGCCATTGATGTAAAATTGGCTACCTAA
- a CDS encoding AGE family epimerase/isomerase has product MKQYLELYKGELLDQVIPFWENNSPDKVNGGYFTCLDQYGKVYDTDKFVWLQARQIWMFAMLYEQVEPNEEWLKIAKSGAAFLIEHGRDEQGAFYFSLDQKGKPLVQPYNIFSDCFAAMAFAALNKIEPNEEYATLAIKTFDNILERRDNPKGIYSKTFPGTRNLKSFALPMILSNLTLEMGALLDDEKVSSLVPAVIREVMEVFLQKDSGLILENVNLDGSFSDSFEGRLTSPGHAIEAMWFMLDLSQKYNDEDLCQKAIDTGLKTLEYGWDKDYGGIYYFLDICGHPSEKLEWNQKLWWVHLETLVFLSKAYAITGNNECLQWFNKVHDYTWKHFKDPESPEWFGYLDRYGKVQLPLKGGKWKGCFHVPRGLFQVWKNLEKIK; this is encoded by the coding sequence ATGAAGCAATATTTAGAATTATACAAAGGGGAATTGTTGGATCAAGTAATTCCGTTTTGGGAAAATAATAGTCCTGATAAAGTAAATGGAGGTTACTTTACCTGTTTGGACCAATATGGGAAGGTGTACGATACTGATAAATTTGTTTGGTTGCAAGCCAGGCAAATTTGGATGTTTGCCATGTTGTATGAACAGGTAGAACCCAATGAAGAATGGCTTAAAATAGCAAAGAGCGGAGCAGCATTTTTAATTGAACATGGAAGGGATGAACAGGGCGCTTTTTATTTTTCATTAGATCAAAAAGGAAAGCCATTGGTTCAGCCTTATAATATCTTTTCTGATTGTTTTGCGGCCATGGCATTTGCAGCATTGAATAAAATTGAACCTAATGAGGAGTACGCAACTTTAGCTATAAAAACCTTTGATAATATTTTAGAACGAAGGGACAATCCCAAAGGGATTTATAGCAAAACCTTTCCGGGTACGAGAAATTTAAAAAGCTTTGCTTTACCTATGATCCTCAGTAATTTAACCTTAGAGATGGGTGCGTTGCTGGATGATGAAAAGGTGTCTTCCTTGGTTCCTGCTGTTATTCGTGAGGTGATGGAGGTGTTTCTTCAAAAGGATTCAGGTTTGATATTAGAAAATGTGAACCTTGATGGAAGCTTTTCTGATTCCTTTGAGGGGCGGTTAACGAGTCCCGGACATGCTATTGAAGCGATGTGGTTTATGCTAGACCTTAGTCAAAAATATAATGATGAGGATTTGTGTCAAAAAGCCATTGATACAGGTTTGAAAACACTTGAATATGGTTGGGATAAGGATTACGGGGGTATTTATTATTTTCTGGACATATGTGGGCACCCTTCTGAAAAATTAGAATGGAACCAAAAGTTATGGTGGGTTCATTTAGAAACCCTAGTGTTTTTATCGAAAGCATATGCCATCACGGGCAATAATGAATGCCTTCAGTGGTTTAATAAAGTACATGACTATACTTGGAAACATTTTAAAGATCCGGAGTCCCCTGAGTGGTTTGGTTACTTGGACCGCTATGGCAAAGTGCAATTGCCCTTAAAAGGTGGGAAGTGGAAAGGGTGTTTTCATGTACCCAGAGGATTGTTTCAGGTCTGGAAAAATTTGGAAAAAATTAAATAG
- a CDS encoding o-succinylbenzoate synthase → MFCIKASIKAYSLKFKFEAGTSRGVLREKLTYFIQVSSDKFPGLIGIGEAGPLNGLSRDDVPDFLEKALKILKLVEKIAFRANQEEILSKLNAMDLNDFPSIRFALETAILDLTKGGERKILDCDFYNRGTALPINGLVWMGEKGFMEKQIDQKLEQGYNCIKMKIGAINFDQECELLEKIRSRFSEEKITIRVDANGAFTPENALEKLNRLADFGIHSIEQPIQPGLVQEMGKLCKETPIPIALDEELIGVYGRENRLKLLESIKPHFLILKPTLLGGIVATREWVKLAQLTNTGWWMTSALESNIGLNAIAQLTSTLKGEMPQGLGTGQLYHNNVDSPLRISNGKIYYDKELNWVLPEMLNQ, encoded by the coding sequence ATGTTTTGCATCAAAGCTTCAATTAAGGCCTATTCACTGAAATTCAAGTTCGAGGCAGGAACCAGTAGAGGGGTATTGCGAGAAAAATTGACCTACTTTATACAAGTTTCTTCAGACAAATTCCCTGGGCTTATTGGCATTGGGGAAGCTGGACCTTTAAATGGCTTAAGTAGAGATGATGTGCCTGATTTTTTGGAAAAAGCCTTGAAGATTTTAAAATTGGTGGAGAAAATAGCGTTTCGAGCCAATCAAGAAGAAATTCTATCTAAGCTTAATGCCATGGATTTAAATGATTTTCCTAGTATCCGGTTTGCCCTTGAAACAGCTATTTTGGACCTTACCAAAGGTGGTGAAAGGAAAATACTGGACTGTGATTTTTATAATAGAGGTACAGCCCTTCCCATAAATGGATTGGTATGGATGGGAGAAAAGGGCTTTATGGAAAAGCAGATAGACCAAAAGCTGGAACAAGGCTACAATTGCATAAAAATGAAAATTGGAGCCATCAACTTTGATCAGGAATGTGAACTTTTAGAAAAGATTCGGTCTCGATTTTCTGAGGAAAAAATAACGATTCGTGTGGATGCAAATGGGGCCTTCACTCCTGAGAATGCTCTGGAGAAACTGAATAGACTAGCAGATTTTGGTATTCATAGCATTGAGCAACCTATTCAGCCTGGTTTGGTGCAGGAGATGGGGAAGTTATGCAAGGAAACTCCTATCCCCATTGCTCTAGATGAAGAACTGATTGGGGTATATGGAAGGGAGAATAGATTGAAACTTCTTGAGTCCATCAAACCACATTTTTTAATATTAAAACCAACCTTACTCGGTGGAATAGTAGCAACCAGAGAATGGGTTAAGCTCGCTCAACTGACAAATACAGGTTGGTGGATGACTTCAGCATTAGAAAGTAATATTGGACTTAACGCTATCGCCCAGCTCACTTCCACTTTAAAAGGTGAAATGCCTCAAGGTTTAGGTACTGGTCAATTGTACCACAATAATGTAGATTCTCCTTTGCGGATTTCAAATGGGAAAATTTATTACGACAAAGAGCTTAATTGGGTATTACCAGAAATGTTAAATCAATAA